A part of Laribacter hongkongensis DSM 14985 genomic DNA contains:
- the gloB gene encoding hydroxyacylglutathione hydrolase — translation MPDLTIRPLPALRDNYIWLISLGRQAVVVDPGEAEPVLHALRDNGLQLAAILLTHHHADHTGGVSALTASAPHVPVFGPRTLSAVTHPVDDHARFVPAIGFPAFEAMATPGHTLDHLCYYTPGWLLSGDTLFAGGCGRLFEGTATQMLASLDRLATLPDDTRIACAHEYTEANLAFANAVEPGNPDITARQQRTRQIRQDGKPSLPALLSEERLTNPFLRIRQPVVRQAVIRHAGPPPVADDVGLFAALRNWKNNFPSA, via the coding sequence CATCTGGCTGATCAGCCTTGGCCGCCAGGCCGTCGTGGTCGATCCGGGCGAAGCGGAGCCCGTCCTGCATGCCTTGCGCGACAACGGCCTGCAACTGGCCGCCATCCTGTTGACCCATCATCATGCCGACCATACCGGTGGCGTGTCGGCGCTGACAGCCAGCGCACCCCACGTACCGGTATTCGGTCCGCGCACCTTGTCCGCAGTCACCCACCCGGTGGACGATCATGCCCGCTTTGTGCCGGCGATCGGCTTCCCGGCATTTGAAGCCATGGCCACGCCAGGGCATACGCTGGACCACCTGTGCTACTACACGCCGGGTTGGCTGCTTTCCGGCGACACCCTGTTCGCCGGTGGCTGCGGCCGCCTGTTCGAGGGCACGGCCACCCAGATGCTGGCTTCGCTGGACCGGCTGGCCACCCTGCCTGACGATACCCGGATTGCCTGTGCCCACGAATACACCGAAGCCAACCTGGCCTTCGCCAATGCCGTCGAACCCGGCAACCCGGACATCACGGCACGCCAGCAACGGACCCGGCAGATCAGGCAGGACGGCAAGCCCAGCCTGCCGGCTCTCCTGTCGGAAGAGCGCCTGACCAACCCGTTTTTGCGCATCCGCCAGCCGGTCGTACGGCAAGCGGTCATCCGTCATGCCGGCCCGCCCCCTGTCGCTGACGATGTCGGCCTGTTTGCCGCCCTGCGCAACTGGAAAAACAACTTCCCGTCAGCATAA